From one Streptomyces chromofuscus genomic stretch:
- a CDS encoding ABC transporter permease yields MTSPTKAEGSGSTVALDPELEATSEVAKGATKLEGRSPGQLMWQRFKRDRTGMICAGVVIFFFVIALCAPLLTMISGTDPYTLYGQDPTYADKPVLDDFGLPLGYFGGMSAEHWFGVEPQYGRDLFAMLVYGMRTSLFMALGVSVLLTVTGVVLGLIGGYFAGRTDYWLGRVTDFFLSFPSQLFFIAFMPVVTSFFVDPRDETPTYFRALAILIVLWVLGWMGMSRLVRSVVLALREREFIEAAKVSGASPGRIIRKEVLPNIVTPVLVQFTYQLPSTILTIAFLSFAGVGFVEPTPDWGRLFAAGANYTQQDPAFIFFPGVALVIFILCFNLLGDSVRDAFDPKSGR; encoded by the coding sequence ATGACCAGTCCAACCAAGGCCGAGGGCTCCGGGTCCACGGTCGCCTTGGACCCAGAGCTCGAGGCGACGTCGGAAGTCGCCAAGGGAGCAACGAAGCTTGAGGGTCGTTCCCCCGGGCAGTTGATGTGGCAGCGCTTCAAGCGTGACCGTACAGGGATGATCTGCGCCGGCGTAGTGATTTTCTTCTTCGTCATCGCGCTGTGCGCACCGCTGCTCACCATGATCAGCGGCACGGACCCGTACACCCTCTACGGCCAGGACCCGACGTACGCGGACAAGCCCGTCCTGGACGACTTCGGGCTTCCGCTCGGCTACTTCGGCGGCATGTCGGCCGAGCACTGGTTCGGCGTGGAGCCGCAGTACGGCCGGGACCTGTTCGCGATGCTGGTGTACGGCATGCGGACGTCGCTGTTCATGGCGCTGGGCGTGTCGGTGCTGCTGACGGTCACCGGTGTGGTCCTCGGTCTGATCGGTGGCTACTTCGCGGGTCGTACCGACTACTGGCTCGGCCGGGTCACGGACTTCTTCCTGTCCTTCCCCTCGCAGCTCTTCTTCATCGCCTTCATGCCCGTGGTGACCTCGTTCTTCGTGGACCCGCGCGACGAGACGCCCACGTACTTCCGGGCGCTGGCGATCCTGATCGTGCTGTGGGTGCTCGGTTGGATGGGTATGTCCCGTCTCGTCCGTTCCGTGGTGCTGGCGCTGCGTGAGCGGGAGTTCATCGAGGCCGCCAAGGTCTCCGGGGCCTCGCCGGGCCGGATCATCCGCAAGGAGGTCCTGCCGAACATCGTCACGCCGGTGCTGGTGCAGTTCACGTATCAGCTGCCCAGCACCATCCTGACCATCGCCTTCCTTTCCTTCGCGGGCGTCGGCTTCGTCGAGCCCACCCCGGACTGGGGGCGTCTGTTCGCCGCCGGCGCGAACTACACCCAGCAGGACCCCGCGTTCATCTTCTTCCCGGGTGTGGCGCTGGTGATCTTCATCCTGTGCTTCAACCTCCTCGGAGACTCGGTACGGGATGCCTTCGACCCCAAGTCCGGGCGCTGA
- a CDS encoding ABC transporter substrate-binding protein, whose product MKSFTSRRGRAMLVAIAAGSLALTGCSENTGNNSGGNKGENQDKAKEQAAGVAYLDAAASTGPAEEVPGAKPGGTITVYQESGLSHMDPSQIYVSDAGQFANLVFRGLTNFQEDGKGGVAVVGDLATDSGKPSNDNKTWTFTLKDGVKDQNGNEITSADVRHTVERLYAEFIFDGPTYLQTWLSGPDYRKALPDGGFGKKHLPDSVLETPDDKTIVFHFDKPRPDLPMTLAMPGYSIVPEKTDTKAKYDTAPVALGPYKIAEFKAGKTLKLVKNENWDPKTDSVRHQYVDGFNFQFGVTESTQTKRLISDQGDAKNAIQFTGSVDSTQIQDVISDPAVNKRTIKGYQPYVMQLTFNLDRVKNKAVRDAATYAVNSKALIAGEGGAFGGDVAPNLFAPTLPGYDAKYDPYGRLKTPAGNIEKAKELLADVPAAEKKLVFAYANSEAGQKRKVAIEDALGKVGFDVVSKEIDAASYYEQIGKLKNPYDMYITGWGQDWPSAATVVTPIYDGDQVADGASNYSHIKDPKVQELIAKALTEAPEQAAKTWEEAHKYILEEVNPAAPLWYTKQFQLYGSNIGGARYSTESSYIDVTQLYLKS is encoded by the coding sequence ATGAAGTCGTTCACCTCGCGCAGAGGACGCGCCATGCTGGTCGCCATCGCGGCCGGTTCCCTCGCGCTCACCGGCTGCTCGGAGAACACCGGCAACAACTCCGGCGGGAACAAGGGCGAGAACCAGGACAAGGCCAAGGAGCAGGCGGCGGGCGTCGCCTACCTGGACGCCGCGGCCTCGACCGGTCCGGCCGAGGAGGTCCCCGGGGCCAAGCCCGGCGGCACCATCACGGTCTACCAGGAGTCGGGTCTGTCCCACATGGACCCGAGCCAGATATACGTCTCGGACGCCGGTCAGTTCGCCAACCTGGTCTTCCGCGGTCTGACCAACTTCCAGGAGGACGGCAAGGGCGGCGTCGCGGTCGTGGGTGACCTCGCGACCGACTCCGGCAAGCCGTCCAACGACAACAAGACCTGGACGTTCACGCTCAAGGACGGCGTCAAGGACCAGAACGGCAACGAGATCACCTCGGCCGACGTCCGCCACACCGTCGAGCGCCTGTACGCGGAGTTCATCTTCGACGGCCCGACCTACCTCCAGACCTGGCTGAGCGGCCCGGACTACCGCAAGGCGCTGCCGGACGGCGGCTTCGGCAAGAAGCACCTGCCGGACTCGGTCCTGGAGACCCCGGACGACAAGACGATCGTCTTCCACTTCGACAAGCCGCGTCCGGACCTGCCGATGACGCTGGCGATGCCGGGCTACTCCATCGTGCCGGAGAAGACCGACACCAAGGCGAAGTACGACACGGCCCCGGTCGCCCTCGGTCCCTACAAGATCGCGGAGTTCAAGGCGGGCAAGACCCTCAAGCTCGTCAAGAACGAGAACTGGGACCCGAAGACCGACTCGGTCCGTCACCAGTACGTCGACGGCTTCAACTTCCAGTTCGGTGTCACCGAGTCGACGCAGACCAAGCGCCTGATCTCCGACCAGGGCGACGCCAAGAACGCCATCCAGTTCACCGGCAGTGTCGACTCCACCCAGATCCAGGACGTCATCAGCGACCCGGCCGTCAACAAGCGGACGATCAAGGGCTACCAGCCCTACGTCATGCAGCTGACGTTCAACCTGGACCGCGTCAAGAACAAGGCCGTCCGTGACGCCGCCACCTACGCGGTGAACTCCAAGGCCCTGATCGCCGGTGAGGGTGGCGCGTTCGGCGGTGACGTCGCCCCGAACCTGTTCGCCCCGACCCTGCCGGGTTACGACGCGAAGTACGACCCCTACGGCCGTCTGAAGACGCCGGCGGGCAACATCGAGAAGGCCAAGGAGCTGCTGGCGGACGTCCCGGCCGCCGAGAAGAAGCTCGTCTTCGCCTACGCCAACTCCGAGGCGGGCCAGAAGCGCAAGGTCGCCATCGAGGACGCGCTCGGCAAGGTCGGCTTCGACGTGGTCTCCAAGGAGATCGACGCCGCGTCGTACTACGAGCAGATCGGCAAGCTCAAGAACCCGTACGACATGTACATCACCGGCTGGGGCCAGGACTGGCCGTCCGCCGCGACGGTCGTGACCCCGATCTACGACGGTGACCAGGTCGCCGACGGTGCGTCGAACTACTCGCACATCAAGGACCCGAAGGTCCAGGAGCTGATCGCCAAGGCTCTGACCGAGGCCCCCGAGCAGGCCGCCAAGACCTGGGAAGAGGCTCACAAGTACATCCTGGAGGAGGTCAACCCGGCCGCTCCGCTGTGGTACACCAAGCAGTTCCAGCTCTACGGCTCGAACATCGGCGGTGCCCGCTACAGCACTGAGTCGAGCTACATCGACGTCACCCAGCTGTACCTGAAGTCGTAA
- a CDS encoding ABC transporter permease, giving the protein MLQFILRRSVGAVVTLFLIGAATFFLFVAAPSDYASLACGKDCSPARLEDIRHALGLDQPLAQQFFEFMSGIVAGRDFPEGDCPAPCLGRSFYYGDNVTSIIMDRFPLTLSLTVGALFVFLVLGIGAGMLAAYRRGSMVDKVATGASMVLSSFQIYFLGPIVLLIFVYSTGWVEDPKYVPFTDNPLGWLAGLWIPMAVMATIFTAQYTRMARSSMIEQLSEEHVRTARAKGMGKKYVFFRYAWRGSLIPIVTILGIDLSALLGGGVVTELTFSLQGIGRLAVDGAVTKDLPLTMGVMLVGAFFILLLNILVDIAYAWIDPRVRLS; this is encoded by the coding sequence ATGCTTCAGTTCATCCTCCGGCGCTCGGTCGGTGCCGTCGTCACCTTGTTCCTGATCGGCGCCGCAACTTTCTTCCTCTTCGTCGCCGCGCCCTCCGACTACGCCTCCCTGGCCTGTGGCAAGGACTGCTCGCCCGCGCGACTGGAGGACATCCGGCACGCCCTCGGTCTCGACCAGCCGCTCGCCCAGCAGTTCTTCGAATTCATGTCCGGCATCGTCGCCGGCCGTGACTTCCCGGAGGGCGACTGCCCCGCACCGTGCCTGGGCCGGTCGTTCTACTACGGTGACAACGTCACCTCGATCATCATGGACCGCTTCCCGCTGACCCTCTCCCTGACGGTCGGCGCCCTGTTCGTCTTCCTCGTCCTCGGCATCGGCGCGGGCATGCTCGCCGCCTACCGGCGCGGCAGCATGGTGGACAAGGTCGCCACCGGTGCGTCCATGGTGCTCAGCTCGTTCCAGATCTACTTCCTCGGCCCGATCGTGCTGCTGATCTTCGTCTACAGCACCGGCTGGGTGGAGGACCCCAAGTACGTGCCGTTCACCGACAATCCGCTCGGCTGGCTCGCCGGGCTGTGGATCCCGATGGCCGTGATGGCCACGATCTTCACCGCCCAGTACACCCGTATGGCGCGCTCCTCGATGATCGAGCAGCTCTCCGAGGAGCACGTGCGCACCGCGCGCGCCAAGGGCATGGGCAAGAAGTACGTCTTCTTCCGCTACGCCTGGCGCGGCTCGCTCATCCCCATCGTGACCATCCTCGGCATCGACCTGAGCGCCCTGCTCGGCGGCGGTGTCGTCACCGAACTCACCTTCTCCCTCCAGGGGATCGGCCGCCTTGCCGTGGACGGGGCGGTCACCAAGGACCTTCCGCTGACGATGGGTGTCATGCTGGTCGGAGCCTTCTTCATCCTGCTCCTGAACATCCTCGTCGACATCGCGTACGCCTGGATCGATCCGCGCGTCCGGCTCTCCTAG
- a CDS encoding ABC transporter ATP-binding protein encodes MTTLTKTEDVPAQTGPESFLSVRDLRVQFSTEDGIVKAVDGLSFDVKRGRTLGIVGESGSGKSVTNLTILGLHNPRTTTIDGEIVLDGQELVTAKEKELEKLRGNKMAMIFQDPLTALSPYYTVGRQLSEPYMKHMGASKKEAKDRAIQMLEKVGIPQPKVRFDDYPHQFSGGMRQRAMIAMALMCDPDLLIADEPTTALDVTVQAQILDLLKDLQQEFGSAIIFITHDLGVIANMADDLLVMYAGRAVERGSVKEVLRTPTHPYTWGLLSSMPRLDGDIHQELTPIPGSPPSLLNPPSGCPFHPRCAYRDKVSGNLCTESRPSLGEGRAAACHLTTEQKQTIFIDEIQPRLR; translated from the coding sequence GTGACCACACTGACCAAAACCGAGGACGTCCCGGCCCAGACCGGGCCCGAGAGCTTCCTCTCGGTCCGTGACCTGCGGGTGCAGTTCTCCACCGAGGACGGCATCGTCAAGGCGGTCGACGGGCTCTCCTTCGATGTCAAGCGCGGCAGGACCCTCGGCATCGTCGGCGAGTCGGGTTCCGGCAAGTCCGTCACCAACCTGACCATCCTGGGCCTGCACAACCCGCGGACCACCACCATCGACGGCGAGATCGTCCTGGACGGCCAGGAACTCGTCACCGCCAAGGAGAAGGAGCTGGAGAAGCTCCGCGGCAACAAGATGGCGATGATCTTCCAGGACCCGCTGACGGCGCTGTCGCCGTACTACACGGTGGGACGGCAGCTCTCCGAGCCGTACATGAAGCACATGGGCGCCTCCAAGAAGGAGGCGAAGGACCGGGCGATCCAGATGCTGGAGAAGGTCGGCATCCCGCAGCCCAAGGTGCGCTTCGACGACTACCCGCACCAGTTCTCCGGCGGTATGCGCCAGCGCGCGATGATCGCCATGGCGCTGATGTGCGACCCCGACCTGCTCATAGCCGACGAGCCGACCACCGCGCTCGACGTGACCGTGCAGGCGCAGATCCTCGACCTGCTCAAGGACCTCCAGCAGGAGTTCGGCTCCGCGATCATCTTCATCACCCACGACCTCGGTGTCATCGCCAACATGGCCGACGACCTGTTGGTGATGTACGCGGGCCGGGCCGTGGAGCGCGGCAGCGTCAAGGAGGTGCTGCGCACCCCGACGCACCCCTACACCTGGGGTCTGCTCAGCTCCATGCCGCGCCTCGACGGCGACATCCACCAGGAGCTGACGCCGATCCCGGGCAGCCCGCCGTCGCTGCTCAACCCGCCGTCCGGCTGCCCCTTCCACCCGCGCTGCGCCTACCGTGACAAGGTGTCCGGCAATCTGTGCACCGAGTCCCGTCCGTCGCTGGGCGAGGGCCGGGCCGCGGCCTGCCACCTCACGACGGAGCAGAAGCAGACCATCTTCATCGACGAGATCCAGCCCCGGCTGCGCTAG
- a CDS encoding ABC transporter ATP-binding protein — protein sequence MSENLTLPAQQGSTSTSTEPLLEVKGLTKHFPIYGGFPIKRRVGAVQAVDGVDLSVGVGESLGLVGESGCGKSTTGRLITRLLEPTAGQITYAGQDITRAKRKQLAPVRSEIQMIFQDPYSSLNPRQTVGSIIKAPMEVNGITPAGGRENRVRELLELVGLNPEHYNRFPHEFSGGQRQRIGVARALALNPKLIVADEPVSALDVSIQAQVVNLLQKVQDELGIAFVFIAHDLAIVRHFSQRVAVMYLGKVVEVGDRDSIYNRPRHPYTHALLSAVPEVQVDDDTEQRERIRLAGDVPSPIHPPSGCRFRTRCWKAQDKCATEEPPLVQISGNRSGHLTACHFPEEPTTEARAEDVVMDPALKALEEAQDQH from the coding sequence ATGAGCGAGAACCTCACCCTCCCCGCACAGCAGGGCTCCACGTCCACCTCCACGGAACCCCTCCTGGAGGTCAAGGGCCTGACCAAGCACTTCCCGATCTACGGCGGCTTCCCCATCAAACGCAGGGTCGGCGCCGTCCAGGCCGTCGACGGCGTCGACCTCAGCGTCGGGGTGGGCGAGAGCCTCGGACTGGTCGGCGAGTCGGGCTGTGGCAAGTCCACCACCGGACGCCTGATCACCAGGCTCCTGGAGCCGACCGCCGGGCAGATCACCTACGCCGGTCAGGACATCACGCGTGCCAAGCGCAAGCAGCTGGCGCCGGTGCGGTCCGAGATCCAGATGATCTTCCAGGACCCGTACTCGTCGCTGAACCCGCGACAGACCGTCGGCAGCATCATCAAGGCGCCGATGGAGGTCAACGGGATCACCCCCGCGGGCGGCCGGGAGAACCGCGTCCGGGAGCTGCTGGAACTGGTCGGCCTCAACCCGGAGCACTACAACCGCTTCCCGCACGAGTTCTCCGGCGGTCAGCGCCAGCGCATCGGCGTCGCCCGTGCCCTGGCCCTGAACCCGAAGCTGATCGTCGCGGACGAGCCGGTCTCCGCGCTGGACGTGTCGATCCAGGCGCAGGTGGTGAACCTGCTCCAGAAGGTCCAGGACGAGCTGGGCATCGCGTTCGTCTTCATCGCCCACGACCTCGCGATCGTGCGGCACTTCTCGCAGCGCGTGGCCGTCATGTACCTCGGCAAGGTGGTCGAGGTCGGGGACCGGGACTCCATCTACAACCGGCCTCGGCACCCCTACACGCACGCCCTGCTCTCCGCGGTGCCCGAGGTGCAGGTCGACGACGACACCGAGCAGCGCGAGCGCATCCGCCTCGCCGGTGACGTGCCCTCGCCGATCCACCCGCCGTCCGGCTGCCGCTTCCGCACCCGCTGCTGGAAGGCGCAGGACAAGTGCGCGACCGAGGAGCCGCCGCTGGTCCAGATCTCCGGCAACCGGTCCGGGCACCTGACGGCCTGCCACTTCCCGGAGGAGCCGACCACGGAGGCCCGCGCGGAGGACGTCGTCATGGACCCGGCGCTGAAGGCGCTGGAGGAGGCCCAGGACCAGCACTGA